From Pseudobdellovibrio exovorus JSS, a single genomic window includes:
- the kdpF gene encoding K(+)-transporting ATPase subunit F — MEFVLAGLIGLAVLGYLFYALFNPEKF, encoded by the coding sequence GTGGAGTTTGTTTTAGCAGGCCTGATCGGGCTGGCAGTTCTTGGGTATCTTTTTTATGCGCTTTTTAACCCCGAGAAATTTTAG
- the kdpA gene encoding potassium-transporting ATPase subunit KdpA has protein sequence MNIFDVLQLILFVGVLFLLTPPLGKFMAAVFKGETTWLHKPLGWLERLTYKISGIDSKKDMGWKEYALCLMAFNILGIVVLFLLQLIQGGLPFNPQAISGITWDSALNTAVSFVTNTNWQGYAGETTMSYLTQMIGLAYQNFVSAAVGIAVAVAVTRGIARKSLEGIGNFWTDLTRSVIYILLPSSFVLAIVLVSQGVVQNFSPYLEALTLEGAKQMLPFGPAASQIAIKMLGTNGGGFFNSNSSHPFENPTAFSNLLQMLAIFVIPAALTYMFGVMTNAKKHGWLIFGVMLALFLGLTGASLYSEYSHNPVVSQSAVMEGKETRFGTFNSVLFSTVTTSASCGAVNSMHSSLSPLSGGVALFNMMLGEIIFGGVGAGLYGMLLFVLLTVFLSGLMVGRTPEYLGKKIEGKEMTMVIVAILAPCTMILVGSAFSSVLPMGLSSLANKGPHGFTEILYAFSSAAGNNGSAFAGLNANTPYYNLFLALAMFVGRFAVIIPILAVAGSLAKKKVSPPSSGTFEVDSLLFAVLLIGVILIVGALTFLPALSLGPIMEHILMLNGRTF, from the coding sequence ATGAATATATTTGATGTATTACAGTTGATTCTTTTTGTGGGGGTATTATTTTTATTAACACCCCCTTTGGGAAAATTTATGGCCGCTGTTTTCAAGGGGGAGACAACATGGCTTCATAAGCCATTGGGTTGGCTTGAGCGATTAACCTACAAAATAAGTGGCATTGATTCTAAGAAAGATATGGGGTGGAAAGAGTATGCTCTTTGCCTGATGGCATTTAATATCTTAGGGATTGTTGTCCTTTTCCTTTTGCAGTTGATACAAGGTGGACTTCCGTTTAATCCTCAGGCTATTTCTGGGATCACATGGGACTCGGCTTTAAATACTGCTGTTAGTTTTGTAACCAATACCAATTGGCAAGGGTATGCCGGTGAAACAACGATGAGCTATTTGACACAGATGATTGGTCTAGCTTATCAAAACTTTGTCAGTGCGGCTGTAGGTATCGCTGTGGCTGTTGCTGTGACCAGAGGGATTGCGCGCAAATCTCTAGAGGGAATAGGAAACTTCTGGACCGATCTGACTCGTTCAGTAATTTACATTCTTTTGCCGAGTTCTTTTGTTTTAGCGATAGTTTTGGTGTCTCAAGGCGTTGTTCAAAACTTTTCACCTTATCTTGAGGCGCTGACATTAGAGGGAGCAAAACAAATGCTTCCTTTTGGGCCAGCGGCTTCGCAGATTGCAATTAAAATGTTAGGAACAAATGGCGGCGGTTTTTTCAACTCGAATTCATCACATCCATTTGAAAATCCGACAGCTTTTTCTAACCTATTACAAATGTTAGCAATTTTTGTGATTCCAGCAGCTTTGACCTATATGTTTGGCGTGATGACCAATGCAAAAAAACATGGGTGGTTGATATTTGGTGTAATGTTAGCATTATTTTTAGGTCTTACTGGGGCTTCTCTTTACTCAGAGTATTCTCATAATCCGGTAGTGTCACAAAGTGCAGTGATGGAAGGAAAAGAAACTAGATTTGGTACCTTTAACAGTGTCCTATTTTCTACTGTGACAACATCGGCTTCGTGTGGGGCCGTTAACTCTATGCATTCATCGTTATCACCGCTTTCTGGCGGAGTTGCTTTGTTCAATATGATGTTAGGTGAGATTATTTTTGGAGGCGTAGGCGCCGGACTATATGGGATGTTACTTTTTGTCTTACTGACAGTTTTTCTGTCCGGATTGATGGTTGGCCGAACACCGGAGTATTTAGGTAAAAAAATCGAAGGCAAAGAAATGACTATGGTTATTGTGGCTATTCTGGCTCCTTGTACGATGATCCTCGTCGGTTCAGCGTTTTCCTCTGTTTTACCTATGGGGCTGTCTAGTCTGGCGAATAAGGGGCCACATGGATTTACTGAGATCTTGTACGCCTTTTCTTCTGCGGCTGGTAATAACGGTAGTGCCTTTGCTGGTCTGAATGCGAATACGCCGTATTATAATTTGTTTTTAGCATTAGCTATGTTTGTTGGACGTTTTGCAGTAATTATTCCCATATTAGCTGTAGCGGGAAGCTTGGCTAAAAAGAAAGTTTCACCTCCGTCCAGCGGAACATTTGAAGTTGATAGTCTGTTGTTCGCAGTACTTTTAATCGGAGTTATTTTAATTGTCGGTGCATTGACCTTTTTACCAGCTCTTTCTTTGGGACCTATTATGGAACATATTTTGATGCTGAACGGACGCACTTTCTAA
- the kdpB gene encoding potassium-transporting ATPase subunit KdpB, translated as MNKNKNNLLTSDLLLSAIKESFLKLNPKVQMKNPVMFVTLVGAALTTVISLLNVGRDSSSFEIQITLWLWFTVLFANFAEAIAEGRGKAQADSLRKSRTSTEARLLKSGKETRISAANLKLHDLVVCEAGDIIPGDGEITEGIASVDESAITGESAPVIRESGGDRSAVTGGTRVISDRIVVRITAEAGSSFLDRMIALVEGAKRQKTPNEIALSIVLSGLTIIFVLAVMTLKPFTDYAAAAAGQDLSVIITVPVMIALLVCLIPTTIGGLLSAIGISGMDRLIQKNVIATSGRAVEAAGDIDVLLLDKTGTITLGNRMASNFLSVQGVQTQDLAKAAQLASLADETPEGRSIVVLAKEKFALRAEAVQPHQVEFVPFTAQTRMSGIDFDQEGKTISIRKGAADSIVKYVQELGGQVPSDLKAIVDGVAKKGATPLVVVQEKQILGVVDLKDVVKGGIRERFAELRKMGIKTVMITGDNAMTAAAIAAEAGVDDFMAQATPETKLKRIREEQAKGHLVAMTGDGTNDAPALAQADVGVAMNTGTQAAREAGNMVDLDSNPTKLIEIVEIGKQLLMTRGSLTTFSIANDVAKYFAILPALFGALYISQAEKAGPLTIFNIMNLASPQSAILSAVIFNALIIVALIPLALRGVAYRAEGSSAVLRRNLLIYGLGGIIIPFVGIKVIDLVITSIGLV; from the coding sequence ATGAATAAAAATAAAAACAATCTTTTAACAAGTGATCTTTTACTTTCAGCGATCAAAGAGTCTTTTCTTAAACTGAACCCTAAAGTTCAGATGAAGAACCCAGTTATGTTTGTGACTTTGGTTGGGGCGGCTTTAACCACGGTTATTTCGTTACTAAATGTTGGTCGCGATTCAAGCTCATTTGAAATTCAAATCACTTTATGGTTATGGTTCACGGTGCTATTTGCAAATTTTGCGGAAGCTATCGCTGAAGGTAGGGGTAAAGCACAGGCAGATTCTCTGCGTAAATCCAGAACTTCGACAGAGGCACGTCTGTTAAAGTCAGGTAAAGAAACACGTATTTCGGCAGCAAATTTAAAGCTGCATGATTTAGTGGTTTGCGAAGCTGGGGATATTATTCCTGGAGACGGTGAAATCACTGAAGGGATTGCCAGTGTCGATGAATCTGCAATCACAGGTGAGTCAGCTCCGGTCATCCGAGAATCGGGTGGCGATAGAAGTGCTGTTACGGGTGGGACACGAGTCATCAGTGATCGTATCGTGGTCCGTATTACAGCAGAAGCCGGAAGTAGCTTTTTAGATCGCATGATTGCTTTAGTTGAAGGGGCTAAACGACAAAAAACACCGAATGAAATCGCTTTAAGTATTGTTTTATCCGGTCTGACAATTATCTTTGTTCTAGCTGTTATGACTTTAAAGCCATTTACTGATTATGCTGCGGCAGCCGCAGGACAGGATTTATCTGTGATCATCACAGTTCCAGTGATGATTGCTCTGTTAGTGTGTTTAATTCCGACAACGATCGGCGGTCTTTTGAGTGCTATTGGTATCAGTGGTATGGATCGTTTGATCCAAAAAAATGTAATCGCGACTAGTGGACGTGCCGTTGAAGCCGCAGGCGATATTGATGTTCTGTTGTTGGATAAAACAGGTACGATCACTCTGGGAAATCGTATGGCCTCAAATTTTTTGTCTGTTCAAGGGGTACAAACTCAAGATTTGGCAAAAGCTGCGCAGTTGGCTTCTTTGGCAGATGAAACGCCAGAGGGACGTTCGATTGTAGTACTGGCGAAAGAAAAATTTGCGTTAAGAGCAGAAGCTGTACAACCTCATCAAGTTGAGTTTGTTCCTTTTACAGCTCAGACCCGCATGAGCGGAATTGATTTTGATCAAGAGGGTAAAACAATCAGTATTCGCAAAGGTGCGGCTGATTCTATTGTGAAGTATGTCCAAGAGTTAGGTGGGCAGGTTCCTTCAGATCTGAAGGCCATAGTTGATGGGGTCGCTAAAAAAGGAGCGACACCGTTAGTTGTGGTGCAAGAAAAGCAAATTCTTGGCGTTGTTGACCTTAAAGACGTTGTTAAAGGTGGTATTCGTGAACGCTTTGCTGAGCTTAGAAAAATGGGTATCAAAACGGTAATGATTACGGGTGATAATGCTATGACAGCGGCGGCCATTGCAGCTGAAGCCGGAGTCGATGACTTTATGGCGCAAGCAACTCCTGAAACTAAGCTGAAGCGCATTCGTGAAGAGCAAGCCAAAGGACATCTTGTCGCTATGACTGGGGATGGAACCAATGATGCTCCTGCTTTGGCGCAGGCTGATGTCGGTGTGGCGATGAATACGGGTACACAGGCCGCCCGTGAAGCGGGTAATATGGTGGACTTGGATAGTAATCCGACAAAACTGATTGAAATTGTTGAAATAGGAAAACAATTATTAATGACGCGTGGAAGTTTAACGACCTTCAGTATCGCTAATGATGTCGCCAAATATTTTGCAATTTTACCAGCTTTATTCGGAGCATTGTATATCTCGCAAGCTGAGAAAGCTGGGCCGCTTACTATTTTTAATATTATGAATTTAGCATCTCCTCAAAGTGCTATTTTAAGCGCGGTGATTTTCAATGCTTTAATTATTGTGGCACTAATTCCGTTAGCTTTACGTGGTGTTGCCTACAGAGCAGAGGGCTCGTCAGCTGTTTTGCGACGCAACCTTCTGATTTATGGTTTGGGTGGTATTATTATTCCATTCGTCGGCATTAAAGTTATCGATTTAGTGATTACCTCTATAGGTCTTGTTTAA
- the kdpC gene encoding potassium-transporting ATPase subunit KdpC, with translation MKAIMNSIRITLFLMLVLGLAYPLVVTGVAQLAFNEKANGSLIYDGDQLRGSMLIAQNFEKPEYFWPRPSVISFNPLPSGGSNLGTTSAALQQTVQERREKLQAAHTGMGAPPQHLLFASSSGLDPHVSVEAVQYQVQRVALAREQSIEDIQKLVSSHIERRQFGILGEETVNVLALNLALDKMTGSSNK, from the coding sequence ATGAAAGCGATAATGAATTCAATTCGAATTACATTGTTTTTGATGTTAGTTTTGGGTTTAGCATATCCGTTAGTGGTGACAGGAGTTGCGCAATTGGCTTTTAATGAAAAAGCCAATGGCTCATTAATCTATGATGGGGATCAGCTTCGGGGGTCGATGTTGATAGCACAGAACTTTGAAAAACCTGAATACTTTTGGCCTCGCCCATCAGTAATTTCATTTAATCCGCTTCCTTCAGGTGGGAGTAATTTGGGCACCACATCTGCGGCCTTACAGCAAACGGTACAGGAAAGACGTGAAAAGTTACAAGCGGCCCATACAGGAATGGGGGCACCGCCTCAGCATCTTCTATTTGCATCCAGTAGCGGTTTAGATCCCCATGTAAGCGTTGAGGCTGTTCAATATCAGGTTCAAAGAGTAGCTTTAGCCCGTGAACAGTCGATTGAAGATATTCAGAAACTGGTTTCGTCTCATATAGAGCGTCGTCAATTCGGAATTTTAGGTGAAGAGACTGTGAATGTCTTGGCTCTGAACCTAGCTCTTGATAAAATGACAGGCAGTAGTAACAAATAA
- a CDS encoding sensor histidine kinase → MTDESRLDPDALLKVIDDEAKLRSQGKLRVFLGMSAGVGKTYAMLKAAHRAQSEGHSVLVGVVETHGRSETAELLTGLEILPRKIIQHRGIDLEELDLDAILIKKPDIVIVDELPHSNVPGSRHEKRYQDVLEILRAGIDVFTALNVQHLESRKDAVESITGIRIRETVPDSILDQATLVEVVDIAPSELLKRLADGKVYLKDKATEAAAKFFKEDKLTALREIALRMTAERVDQDLQRFSVKRNDSPWQTNERLLVAVSHSPYSEKLLRATRRLAYNLESPWIAVHIDTGIKLSDEDQAQLVKNLHLARELSAEVITTTDTSIASAIKRIARQKNVTQVVVGRPTRRWFRDVIEGGSLLSRLVNESHDVDVHVIRMENLKHRRPSFWAELALYRTKTGIIKYWNTLCFLVGVTFFSALFQDYIGYRAIGFIFLLAVLIVGMFGSIGAVLFAAAFSALFWDFLFIAPRFTFTIASPEDIILCISYFAVALITGFLTNRIRFQEKLMREREERMEVLYRILKDISESYDKKEFIQKVRARVGQLFDGECGVLLKAKESVLDFSNSDEYPLPLNDKERAVALWTFQNQKAAGWSTETLSQAQALYLPLNGMNETVGVFVFRPEKKIRKFGLDQETLLYTIVGQLGFSIERHFLRKRIIEAQRVEDSEKLQQTILASISHELRTPLTAILGSAAALDSDLISNPLAKDIVKDIEFNSERLNRVIENLLDMSRLSSGSLALNLEWQDISDLIGVVLKKHAKPLQSHRVEVGLQSELPLVRMDFRLFEHALANLILNAAQYSQPDTKIIIRAYTHEKQLVLEVKDHGAGIPVEFIGQIFEKFYRVPGTLPGGTGLGLSIVKNIVELHRGTILYHKNEPQGSRFIIYLPLEPQPTLPIEENA, encoded by the coding sequence GTGACGGACGAATCTCGGCTGGATCCAGATGCACTATTAAAAGTTATTGATGATGAGGCGAAATTAAGGTCTCAAGGTAAGCTTCGTGTTTTTCTAGGTATGTCAGCTGGGGTTGGAAAAACCTATGCGATGCTTAAAGCCGCCCATAGAGCTCAATCCGAAGGGCACTCAGTCCTTGTCGGAGTTGTCGAGACTCATGGGCGTTCTGAAACAGCAGAGCTGTTGACCGGTCTTGAGATTTTACCACGAAAAATTATCCAGCATCGAGGCATTGATTTAGAAGAGTTGGATCTGGATGCAATTCTGATTAAAAAACCTGACATTGTTATCGTCGACGAGTTACCACATAGCAATGTTCCGGGATCGCGCCATGAAAAGCGCTATCAAGATGTTTTAGAAATTTTAAGGGCTGGAATTGATGTCTTCACGGCCTTGAATGTTCAGCATTTGGAAAGTCGAAAAGATGCTGTCGAAAGCATTACGGGCATTAGAATACGTGAAACAGTACCAGATAGTATTCTGGATCAGGCGACGTTGGTTGAAGTGGTCGACATTGCACCTTCGGAGCTTTTAAAGCGTCTTGCTGATGGTAAAGTATATTTAAAAGACAAAGCGACAGAAGCAGCAGCTAAATTTTTTAAAGAAGATAAGTTAACAGCATTGCGTGAGATTGCTTTGCGTATGACAGCGGAGCGTGTGGATCAGGATCTGCAACGGTTTTCGGTCAAGCGAAATGATAGCCCATGGCAAACGAATGAAAGATTATTAGTAGCTGTTTCACATAGCCCATATTCTGAAAAGCTTTTACGCGCGACTAGAAGACTGGCTTATAATCTTGAGTCTCCTTGGATAGCTGTGCATATTGATACGGGTATAAAACTTAGTGATGAGGATCAGGCACAACTGGTAAAAAATCTACATCTTGCGCGTGAGCTCAGTGCTGAAGTTATTACAACCACTGACACTAGTATTGCCTCTGCTATTAAACGTATCGCACGACAAAAAAATGTAACTCAAGTTGTTGTCGGACGTCCCACAAGACGGTGGTTTAGGGATGTCATCGAGGGTGGATCGCTTCTGTCCCGTTTGGTGAATGAAAGCCATGATGTAGATGTCCATGTTATTCGCATGGAGAATCTTAAACATCGTCGGCCGTCCTTCTGGGCTGAACTAGCTCTTTATCGCACAAAAACAGGAATTATTAAATATTGGAATACGCTGTGTTTTTTAGTGGGCGTTACTTTTTTTAGTGCACTTTTTCAGGACTATATAGGTTACCGAGCTATAGGATTTATTTTTCTATTAGCGGTATTAATTGTAGGAATGTTTGGAAGTATTGGTGCTGTTCTTTTTGCAGCTGCTTTCAGCGCATTATTCTGGGATTTTCTTTTTATTGCACCTCGCTTTACATTCACAATAGCTTCCCCAGAAGATATTATTCTGTGCATTTCCTATTTTGCTGTGGCCTTAATAACCGGATTTTTGACTAATAGGATTCGTTTTCAAGAAAAGCTGATGCGTGAGCGTGAAGAAAGAATGGAAGTTCTTTACCGTATTCTAAAAGACATCTCAGAAAGTTATGATAAGAAAGAATTTATTCAAAAAGTACGTGCTCGCGTTGGACAGCTATTCGACGGAGAGTGTGGCGTTCTTCTTAAAGCTAAAGAGAGTGTTTTGGATTTTTCTAATTCCGATGAGTATCCCTTACCTCTGAATGATAAAGAGCGAGCGGTGGCTCTTTGGACTTTTCAAAATCAGAAGGCGGCAGGTTGGTCGACAGAAACTTTATCACAGGCACAGGCCTTATATTTACCATTAAACGGAATGAATGAAACTGTCGGTGTCTTTGTGTTTCGTCCAGAAAAAAAAATAAGAAAATTTGGTCTAGATCAAGAAACTTTACTTTATACTATTGTGGGACAATTAGGGTTTTCTATTGAACGCCATTTTTTAAGAAAAAGAATTATTGAAGCTCAAAGAGTTGAAGACTCAGAAAAACTACAGCAGACTATTCTGGCTTCTATTTCCCACGAACTCCGAACTCCGTTAACAGCTATTCTTGGTTCTGCTGCCGCCTTAGACAGTGATTTGATTAGTAATCCTTTGGCAAAGGATATTGTTAAAGATATTGAGTTCAATAGTGAGAGATTGAATCGTGTTATTGAGAATTTATTGGATATGAGTCGTCTTTCCAGTGGCTCATTGGCGTTGAATTTGGAATGGCAAGATATTAGCGATCTTATTGGTGTTGTCTTAAAAAAGCATGCAAAACCTTTGCAAAGCCATCGAGTGGAAGTAGGCCTTCAATCTGAACTACCATTAGTGCGTATGGACTTCCGTCTTTTTGAACACGCCTTGGCTAATCTTATATTGAATGCGGCTCAATATAGCCAACCAGATACTAAAATTATTATACGTGCTTATACCCATGAAAAACAGTTGGTTCTAGAGGTAAAAGATCATGGTGCTGGTATCCCCGTTGAATTTATAGGGCAGATTTTTGAAAAATTTTATCGCGTTCCCGGGACTTTGCCTGGCGGCACAGGATTAGGTCTTTCTATTGTGAAAAATATTGTTGAACTTCATCGAGGTACTATTCTCTACCACAAAAATGAACCTCAGGGATCACGATTTATTATTTATCTGCCGTTGGAGCCACAGCCGACATTGCCTATAGAGGAAAACGCATGA
- a CDS encoding response regulator, translating to MKSGSRILIIDDEAAVRNVIKMTLASVGHTIAEASTAAEGLVKANSFHPNLIILDLGLPDMNGLDVLKSFRAWTTIPVVVLTVIDDERTKVTLLDAGADDYLTKPFGPEELSARIRVALRHAGMIEATPVFESGHLKVDLNKKAVLVAGQLVKLTSTEYEVLSRLVRDHGKVVSQVQLLKEIWGTTAKDQGHYLRIYINQLRKKIEPNPAAPIHILTESGVGYRLV from the coding sequence ATGAAGTCGGGATCAAGAATTTTAATTATAGACGATGAAGCAGCAGTTCGTAATGTCATTAAAATGACCTTGGCATCTGTGGGGCACACTATAGCAGAGGCAAGCACGGCAGCTGAGGGGTTGGTGAAAGCTAACTCTTTTCATCCGAACTTGATTATTCTTGATCTAGGACTTCCAGATATGAATGGTTTGGATGTATTGAAGAGTTTTAGAGCATGGACGACTATTCCTGTAGTAGTTTTGACTGTGATAGATGATGAAAGAACCAAAGTTACTTTACTTGATGCTGGAGCAGATGATTATTTAACAAAACCATTCGGGCCCGAGGAACTATCGGCTCGAATCAGAGTGGCGCTTCGTCATGCTGGAATGATTGAAGCAACACCAGTTTTTGAGTCGGGTCATTTAAAAGTAGATTTGAATAAAAAAGCAGTTCTTGTAGCTGGTCAACTAGTTAAGTTGACCAGTACAGAGTATGAAGTTCTTTCGCGTTTAGTAAGGGATCATGGCAAAGTCGTTTCGCAAGTGCAGCTGTTAAAGGAAATATGGGGAACAACAGCTAAGGATCAGGGCCATTACTTAAGAATATACATCAATCAGCTTAGAAAAAAAATTGAGCCGAATCCTGCGGCTCCCATTCATATCCTGACAGAGTCAGGAGTTGGTTACCGATTAGTTTAA
- the gcvH gene encoding glycine cleavage system protein GcvH, whose protein sequence is MGFHVPEDLYYTKEHEWAQVDENIVTVGLTEFAQDQLGEVVYVDLPEEGQKVTQGQTFGVVESVKAVSDLFAPVSGTVIEVNSSLLDDPSSLNDDPNNDGWLVRIEMDSEKELANLLRAPEYKKLISEK, encoded by the coding sequence ATGGGTTTTCATGTACCAGAAGATTTATACTACACAAAAGAACACGAGTGGGCACAAGTTGACGAAAACATCGTTACTGTTGGTTTGACTGAGTTTGCTCAAGACCAATTAGGTGAAGTGGTTTACGTTGACCTTCCAGAAGAAGGCCAAAAAGTGACTCAAGGCCAAACCTTCGGTGTGGTCGAGTCAGTTAAAGCCGTTTCGGACCTATTTGCTCCGGTATCAGGAACTGTTATCGAAGTGAACTCATCTCTTTTAGATGACCCATCATCATTAAACGATGACCCGAATAATGATGGCTGGTTAGTTCGTATCGAAATGGACTCAGAAAAGGAACTTGCTAATTTATTACGCGCTCCTGAGTATAAAAAGTTAATCAGCGAAAAGTAG
- the gcvT gene encoding glycine cleavage system aminomethyltransferase GcvT translates to MTNTQKTPLYNDHVNLKARMVDFAGWLMPIQYEGLKEEHQYTRQHAGLFDVSHMGEIRVKGPKAVETLQWLTTNDVSTLENGQAHYSLLPNAQGGLVDDIFIYCLAKNEDYLVCVNASNTDKDFAWMTQNNRGADITNESSYWGQIAIQGPKALQLCDEVFAPIKVSEMPRNQIVKGTFEGHAIMIATTGYTGEKGCEVFIEAQGTSALWNRLLGSAQVTAKPIGLGARDTLRTEMKFSLYGHEIDDNSNPYEAGLGWVIKPKAKDFIAKDIIVKAKEEGLKRKLVGLKMLERGIPRQGYELKTAGGEKIGFITSGTHSPTLDEPIGIAYVESSFGAEGTPVFIDIRGKLVKAQVVKTPFVNKG, encoded by the coding sequence ATGACAAATACACAAAAAACTCCTCTTTATAATGATCATGTAAATTTAAAAGCTCGTATGGTCGACTTTGCCGGTTGGTTAATGCCGATTCAATACGAAGGACTCAAAGAAGAACACCAATACACGCGCCAACATGCAGGCCTATTTGATGTTTCCCACATGGGTGAAATTCGTGTGAAAGGGCCAAAAGCTGTTGAGACTTTACAGTGGCTCACGACAAATGATGTGAGCACTTTAGAAAATGGACAGGCTCACTATTCTCTTTTGCCAAACGCCCAAGGTGGCTTGGTCGACGATATCTTTATTTACTGCTTAGCTAAAAATGAAGATTACCTTGTATGTGTAAATGCGTCGAATACAGATAAGGACTTTGCATGGATGACGCAAAATAATCGCGGCGCTGATATCACCAACGAATCCTCTTACTGGGGACAGATCGCCATTCAAGGGCCGAAAGCACTTCAACTTTGTGATGAGGTTTTTGCTCCGATCAAAGTTTCTGAAATGCCACGCAATCAAATCGTTAAAGGAACGTTCGAAGGTCACGCTATTATGATCGCTACCACTGGTTACACTGGTGAAAAAGGCTGCGAAGTTTTTATTGAAGCACAAGGAACATCGGCTCTATGGAATCGTCTATTAGGAAGCGCTCAAGTGACAGCGAAACCTATCGGCTTAGGGGCTCGCGATACCTTAAGAACAGAAATGAAATTTTCTTTGTACGGACATGAAATTGATGACAACTCGAATCCCTATGAAGCGGGACTTGGCTGGGTGATTAAACCAAAAGCCAAAGATTTTATCGCTAAAGACATTATCGTAAAAGCTAAAGAAGAAGGTCTAAAACGTAAGTTGGTCGGTCTTAAAATGCTGGAAAGAGGCATCCCTCGCCAAGGCTATGAGTTAAAGACCGCAGGTGGTGAAAAAATAGGCTTTATCACCAGCGGAACCCATTCACCAACGCTTGATGAACCTATCGGAATAGCTTATGTTGAATCTTCGTTCGGAGCTGAGGGAACACCAGTTTTCATTGATATTCGTGGAAAGCTAGTTAAAGCTCAGGTTGTTAAAACACCGTTCGTAAATAAAGGCTAA
- a CDS encoding small ribosomal subunit Rsm22 family protein, translated as MFLEAPTEKLQFVADCVLRLSDYYISRPDAETPWNEKFCQVAYRHYFLPLNFIRNQKVIQRGLDVGFFNGLTNFIDWGCGPATASLALAHTEGLNSQIRQQILFDHSPTVLRVFSDLHEKLTKPQPLTQINLNTTAHSASSCLVFSYSLTELDELPTGWNQHEALMILEPSTTQDGRRLMEWRKQLLKNGYHIWAPCTHHDDCPLLIHSQNDWCHDRAHVDPPEWFLQLEQLLPMKNRTVTVSYILARKTPPAAELKSKARLTGDSLEQKGKTRQLVCRNSQREFLTWMHRTLTPQTLSRGELVDLPEDLEIKSNELRLKAALSI; from the coding sequence ATGTTTTTAGAAGCACCTACGGAAAAGCTCCAGTTTGTTGCGGATTGTGTTTTACGTCTTTCAGACTATTACATCAGCCGTCCCGACGCCGAGACGCCATGGAATGAAAAGTTTTGTCAGGTTGCCTATCGACATTATTTTTTACCTTTGAACTTTATTCGGAACCAAAAAGTTATCCAGCGTGGACTTGATGTTGGTTTTTTCAATGGGTTAACAAATTTTATTGATTGGGGCTGCGGGCCTGCAACCGCCAGCTTGGCCTTAGCTCATACTGAAGGTCTTAACTCTCAAATTCGACAACAGATTTTATTCGATCACTCGCCGACCGTGCTGCGTGTTTTTTCTGACTTACATGAAAAGCTGACAAAACCACAGCCACTGACTCAGATTAATCTCAATACGACAGCTCATTCTGCCAGTTCGTGTTTGGTTTTTTCTTACAGCTTAACTGAGCTTGATGAATTACCTACGGGCTGGAATCAGCATGAAGCCCTGATGATCCTAGAGCCTTCGACGACACAGGATGGCCGACGTCTGATGGAGTGGCGAAAGCAATTACTAAAGAATGGTTACCATATTTGGGCTCCGTGCACACACCATGATGACTGTCCGCTTTTAATTCATTCGCAAAATGACTGGTGCCATGATCGTGCCCATGTGGACCCACCCGAGTGGTTCTTGCAGTTGGAACAACTTCTGCCTATGAAAAACCGCACGGTCACAGTCAGTTATATTTTAGCCCGTAAGACTCCCCCTGCCGCTGAGCTAAAAAGCAAAGCTCGTTTAACCGGAGACTCTTTAGAACAAAAAGGGAAAACTCGCCAGCTCGTCTGCCGCAATAGTCAGCGGGAGTTTCTAACATGGATGCATCGAACTCTGACTCCGCAGACCTTATCCCGCGGTGAACTTGTTGATTTACCTGAGGATTTAGAAATCAAATCCAACGAACTCAGACTGAAAGCCGCTCTGTCGATCTAA